A genomic window from Agrobacterium larrymoorei includes:
- a CDS encoding FAD assembly factor SdhE translates to MTGLVRTSADLEPRRRRILYRCWHRGIREMDLVLGQFAEDNIGDLSEAELDELEVIMAEEDNDLVKMVTGALPIPEKFQTPLFMKIASYRPDFDPVTSETTKA, encoded by the coding sequence ATGACTGGACTGGTGCGCACGAGTGCCGACCTCGAACCGAGACGTCGGCGGATTCTCTATCGTTGCTGGCACCGCGGCATTCGCGAGATGGATCTGGTGCTTGGCCAGTTTGCCGAGGACAATATCGGTGACCTTTCGGAAGCGGAACTCGATGAGCTGGAAGTGATCATGGCCGAGGAGGATAACGACCTCGTCAAGATGGTGACGGGTGCTCTGCCGATCCCTGAAAAATTCCAGACGCCTCTCTTCATGAAAATCGCCTCCTATCGCCCGGATTTCGATCCGGTCACCTCCGAGACAACGAAAGCCTGA
- the mfd gene encoding transcription-repair coupling factor, with protein MIAGIDVKLVASADTPLTIGNVPSGMEALLLADMARSGTSVAYVMSDGQRVADLEQILGFVAPDIPVLTLPAWDCLPYDRVSPSADTSARRLAALSGLIQHQKKPHPAIVLVTVNAMLQKMAPRDVIESLAFSAKPGNQIRMDDIAARLERNGFDRVATVREVGEFAVRGGILDVFVPGTEEPVRLDFFGDTLESIRTFDPASQRTIGQARSLDLNPMSEVTLTPDTISRFRKNYLSLFGAATRDDSLYQAVSEGRRYAGMEHWLPLFYEKLETAFDYLQGFRIVTDHTAREAAVERSKLVHDYFEARRNSGQTKGATQGAPYKPVSPSQLYLGGKSFDEALNSVNAVRLTPFNEQDSNDRPVATLDAHVGPRWAKPPAEGGSEDRVNVFDLAVKHIAERRSKGWKVLITGWSEGSLDRLLQVLNEHGLEKIKPISALKEIEKLGKGEAASAVLSLEAGFETSFGTSNLAVIGEQDILGDRMVRRSKRRKRGADFISEVAGLDEGSLVVHAEHGIGRFVGLRTIEAAGAPRDCLELHYADDAKLFLPVENIDLLSRYGSDAAEAQLDKLGGGAWQMRKAKLKKRLLDMAGDLIRIAAARLVRQAPVLTAPDGLYDEFAARFPYDETEDQMNAIDSIRDDLGAGRPMDRLICGDVGFGKTEVALRAAFLAAMNGVQVAVVVPTTLLARQHFRTFSERFRGLPIRVQQASRLVGAKELNLVKKEVAEGKTDIVVGTHALLGQGITFANLGLLIIDEEQHFGVKHKERLKELKSDVHVLTLSATPIPRTLQLAMTGVRELSLITTPPVDRMAVRTFISPFDPLVIRETLMREHYRGGQSFYVCPRLADLADIHAFLQSDVPELKVAVVHGQMPAGELEDIMNAFYDGKYDVLLSTTIVESGLDVPTANTLIVHRADMFGLAQLYQLRGRVGRSKVRAFALFTLPVNKVLTTMAERRLKVLQSLDTLGAGFQLASHDLDIRGAGNLLGEEQSGHIKEVGFELYQQMLEEAVAEVKGEDDVIDTGWSPQISVGTSVMIPESYVPDLHLRMGLYRRLGELTDLNEIDGFGAEMIDRFGPLPKEVQHLLKIVYVKSLCRTANVEKLDAGPKGVVVQFRNKEFPNPAALVGYIAKQGSMAKIRPDHSVFLTRDLPTPEKRLAGAAMIMTQLAELAKS; from the coding sequence ATGATCGCCGGGATTGATGTGAAGCTGGTGGCATCGGCCGATACGCCGCTGACCATTGGAAATGTGCCGTCCGGAATGGAGGCGCTTCTCCTGGCGGATATGGCGCGCAGCGGAACATCCGTCGCCTATGTCATGTCGGATGGACAGCGCGTCGCCGATCTGGAGCAGATTCTGGGGTTTGTTGCTCCGGATATTCCGGTGCTCACATTGCCCGCATGGGACTGCCTGCCTTACGATCGCGTGTCACCGAGTGCCGACACCTCGGCGCGCCGACTGGCTGCACTTTCGGGCCTTATCCAGCATCAGAAGAAGCCGCATCCGGCGATCGTTCTCGTCACGGTCAACGCCATGCTGCAAAAGATGGCGCCGCGCGACGTCATCGAAAGCCTCGCCTTCTCTGCCAAGCCCGGCAACCAGATCCGCATGGACGACATTGCTGCTCGGCTGGAGCGCAACGGTTTCGATCGTGTTGCGACGGTTCGCGAGGTCGGCGAATTCGCTGTGCGAGGCGGTATTCTCGATGTCTTCGTTCCCGGCACGGAAGAGCCGGTGCGTCTCGATTTCTTCGGCGATACGCTAGAGAGCATCCGCACCTTCGATCCCGCCAGCCAGCGTACCATCGGCCAGGCTCGCTCGCTTGATCTCAACCCGATGAGTGAAGTGACGCTGACGCCTGATACGATCAGCCGCTTCCGCAAGAATTATCTGTCGCTCTTCGGTGCCGCCACGCGCGATGATTCACTCTATCAGGCCGTGTCCGAGGGTCGGCGTTATGCCGGCATGGAGCACTGGCTGCCGCTTTTTTACGAGAAGCTGGAAACCGCTTTCGATTATCTGCAGGGCTTCCGCATCGTCACCGATCACACCGCCCGCGAGGCGGCTGTCGAGCGCTCCAAGCTCGTGCATGATTACTTCGAGGCGCGGCGCAATTCCGGCCAGACCAAGGGTGCCACGCAAGGCGCTCCCTACAAGCCGGTTTCACCCAGCCAGCTCTATCTCGGCGGCAAGAGCTTCGATGAGGCGCTGAATTCGGTCAACGCGGTGCGTCTGACGCCCTTCAACGAGCAGGATTCCAACGACAGGCCCGTTGCGACACTCGACGCGCATGTCGGCCCGCGGTGGGCAAAGCCTCCTGCGGAGGGTGGCAGCGAAGACCGCGTCAATGTCTTCGATCTGGCGGTCAAGCACATTGCCGAGCGTCGCTCCAAGGGCTGGAAGGTTTTGATCACCGGTTGGTCGGAAGGCTCTCTGGATCGTCTGCTACAGGTTTTGAACGAGCACGGGCTTGAAAAAATCAAGCCGATCTCGGCATTGAAGGAGATCGAAAAGCTCGGCAAGGGCGAGGCGGCGTCGGCGGTTCTCAGCCTTGAAGCCGGTTTTGAGACGAGCTTCGGCACGAGCAATCTCGCTGTTATCGGCGAGCAGGATATTCTCGGCGATCGTATGGTGCGCCGGTCCAAGCGCCGCAAGCGCGGTGCCGACTTCATTTCGGAAGTGGCGGGACTGGATGAAGGCTCGCTCGTCGTTCACGCCGAGCATGGTATCGGCCGGTTCGTTGGGCTTCGCACCATTGAGGCCGCGGGCGCGCCGCGTGATTGTCTGGAACTGCATTACGCAGACGATGCCAAGCTGTTTCTGCCAGTCGAAAACATCGATCTTCTGTCCCGCTATGGATCGGATGCGGCGGAAGCCCAGCTCGACAAGCTTGGCGGTGGCGCATGGCAGATGCGCAAGGCGAAGCTCAAGAAGCGCCTTCTCGATATGGCTGGCGATCTTATCCGGATTGCTGCCGCTCGTCTCGTGCGCCAGGCTCCGGTGTTGACGGCCCCCGATGGCCTCTATGACGAGTTCGCCGCACGCTTCCCGTATGATGAAACCGAAGATCAGATGAATGCCATCGACTCGATCCGGGATGATCTTGGCGCTGGTCGTCCGATGGACCGTCTGATCTGCGGTGACGTGGGCTTCGGCAAAACGGAAGTGGCGCTGCGCGCGGCTTTCCTTGCGGCCATGAATGGCGTGCAGGTGGCTGTCGTCGTGCCGACAACGCTTCTGGCGCGTCAGCATTTCCGCACCTTCTCCGAACGCTTCCGCGGGCTTCCGATCCGTGTGCAGCAGGCGTCACGCCTTGTCGGCGCCAAGGAGCTTAATCTCGTCAAAAAGGAAGTGGCGGAAGGCAAGACCGATATCGTCGTCGGCACGCATGCGTTGCTGGGGCAGGGGATCACCTTTGCCAATCTCGGCCTTCTGATCATCGATGAAGAGCAGCATTTCGGCGTCAAGCACAAGGAGCGGCTGAAGGAGTTGAAGAGCGACGTTCACGTTCTGACACTGTCGGCGACGCCAATCCCGCGCACCCTGCAACTGGCGATGACCGGTGTGCGCGAGCTGTCGTTGATCACGACGCCGCCGGTCGACCGTATGGCCGTGCGCACCTTCATTTCGCCCTTCGATCCGCTTGTCATCCGCGAAACGCTGATGCGCGAGCATTATCGCGGCGGCCAGAGCTTCTATGTCTGCCCGCGTCTGGCCGATCTCGCCGACATTCACGCCTTCCTGCAATCGGATGTGCCGGAACTGAAGGTTGCTGTTGTCCATGGCCAGATGCCGGCCGGCGAGCTGGAAGACATCATGAATGCCTTCTATGACGGCAAATATGATGTCCTGCTTTCAACGACCATCGTTGAATCCGGCCTCGATGTACCGACCGCCAATACGCTGATCGTGCATCGCGCGGACATGTTTGGTCTTGCACAGCTTTATCAGTTGCGAGGTCGTGTCGGTCGCTCCAAGGTTCGCGCCTTCGCGCTCTTCACGCTGCCGGTCAACAAGGTGCTGACGACCATGGCCGAGCGTCGACTGAAGGTGCTTCAGTCGCTCGACACGCTCGGCGCCGGTTTCCAGCTTGCCAGTCATGACCTCGACATTCGCGGTGCCGGCAATCTGCTCGGCGAGGAGCAATCCGGCCACATCAAGGAAGTCGGTTTCGAGCTTTACCAGCAGATGCTGGAAGAGGCGGTTGCCGAGGTCAAGGGCGAGGACGACGTCATCGATACCGGCTGGTCGCCGCAAATCTCCGTCGGCACGTCCGTGATGATACCGGAAAGCTATGTGCCTGATCTCCACCTGCGCATGGGGCTTTACCGTCGCCTTGGCGAGTTGACCGATCTTAACGAGATCGACGGTTTCGGCGCAGAGATGATCGACCGCTTCGGTCCGCTGCCGAAGGAAGTGCAGCACCTGTTGAAAATCGTCTACGTCAAGTCGCTCTGCCGTACCGCCAACGTCGAGAAGCTCGATGCCGGTCCGAAGGGTGTTGTCGTGCAGTTCCGCAACAAGGAGTTTCCGAACCCTGCGGCACTTGTCGGCTACATCGCCAAGCAGGGCTCCATGGCGAAGATCAGGCCTGACCACAGCGTCTTCCTTACCCGTGATCTGCCGACGCCTGAAAAGCGCTTGGCCGGCGCGGCGATGATTATGACCCAGCTTGCGGAACTGGCAAAATCTTGA